The Mercurialis annua linkage group LG8, ddMerAnnu1.2, whole genome shotgun sequence genome window below encodes:
- the LOC126660469 gene encoding uncharacterized protein LOC126660469 produces MDQFAKNLCMPILLLLIVIAMANATSLSYAKCTIKKYKMCYNVERACPSLCPNSCIVDCASCESICMQEEDGYSSILALGRRSLLDSSDGDDSSHGNGDNNGNTGNNGNNNGNGNIGDNNGNNNGNNNNNGDNDGNNGENNGNGGGNGGNGSNNGNNGDNNGNNGDNNGDNGKNNGDDKGKGDNNGGGKGDDKGGKGDDNDNNGKNKGDDKGKGDNDGGKGDDKGGKGDDNDSNGKNNGDGKGKGDDNGKGNGNNDDGHGKGSGDKSPPTPSGPPSPTYSPPPPSPSPPTPTPSPSPPPPPTPTPSSPPPPTPSTPTPTPSTPSTSPKTATCKNSYYPHCYNTKHVCPSSCPGGCEVDCVTCKPVCKCDRPGAVCQDPRFIGGDGLTFYFHGKKDRDFCLVSDSNLHINAHFIGKRNKKMARDFTWVQSIAILFDNHQIFLGALKTSTWDDSVDRLSLSFDGEPLALLENEGSTWRSSNAPGLSVTRSSNTNNVIIEVEGNFKITAKVVPITEQDSRVHNYGITKDDCFAHLDLGFKFYSLSDQVNGVLGQTYGPNYVSRVKIGAKMPVMGGNKEFQTSSLVAPDCSVARFAGVNGNADEFMQGLELPSLSCASGIDGHGVVCKR; encoded by the exons ATGGATCAATTTGCAAAAAATCTTTGCATGCCTATACTTCTCCTTCTAATTGTGATAGCTATGGCAAATGCAACTTCATTAAGCTATGCAAAATGTACTATTAAAAAGTACAAGATGTGCTACAATGTGGAGCGTGCTTGCCCCAGTTTGTGCCCTAATAGTTGCATTGTTGATTGTGCTTCTTGCGAATCTATATGCATGCAGGAGGAGGATGGTTATTCATCGATCCTCGCTCTTGGTCGTCGTTCCTTGTTAGATTCTAGCGATGGCGATGATTCATCACATGGCAATGGTGACAATAATGGCAACACGGGAAACAATGGCAATAATAACGGTAATGGCAACATTGGCGACAATAATGGTAATAATAATGGCAACAACAATAACAATGGCGACAATGATGGAAATAATGGCGAAAACAATGGTAACGGTGGCGGAAATGGCGGAAATGGCAGCAACAATGGTAATAATGGCGACAACAATGGTAACAATGGCGACAACAATGGCGATAACGGTAAAAATAATGGAGATGATAAAGGCAAGGGCGACAACAATGGTGGTGGAAAGGGCGACGATAAGGGTGGAAAGGGTGACGACAATGACAACAACGGTAAAAATAAAGGGGACGATAAGGGTAAGGGCGACAACGATGGTGGAAAGGGCGACGATAAAGGTGGAAAGGGTGACGACAATGACAGCAATGGCAAAAATAATGGAGACGGTAAAGGTAAAGGTGACGACAACGGAAAGGGCAATGGAAACAATGATGATGGACATGGAAAGGGCAGTGGCGACAAATCACCACCAACCCCTTCGGGTCCTCCAAGTCCAACTTATTCACCACCTCCACCTTCACCTTCACCTCCTACTCCTACACCCTCTCcctcaccaccaccaccaccaactCCTACACCATCTTCACCACCGCCACCAACACCTTCTACTCCTACACCTACTCCATCAACTCCTTCAACCTCACCAAAGACAGCCACATGCAAAAATAGTTACTATCCTCATTGTTACAATACCAAACATGTTTGCCCAAGTTCTTGTCCCGGTGGATGTGAAGTTGACTGTGTTACTTGCAAGCCTGTTTGca AATGTGACAGACCGGGGGCAGTTTGTCAAGACCCGCGATTCATCGGCGGAGATGGCCTTACCTTTTACTTCCACGGCAAGAAAGACCGCGATTTTTGCCTTGTTTCCGACTCCAACCTTCACATCAATGCCCATTTCATCGGAAAGAGGAACAAGAAGATGGCAAGAGACTTCACTTGGGTCCAATCCATAGCAATCCTCTTTGACAATCACCAAATATTCCTCGGTGCACTTAAAACCTCGACATGGGATGACTCCGTGGACCGCCTTTCCCTTTCCTTCGATGGTGAACCTCTAGCTCTCCTCGAAAACGAGGGTAGCACATGGCGATCATCGAATGCACCAGGCCTATCAGTCACTAGATCATCTAACACTAACAATGTCATAATTGAAGTCGAAGGAAATTTCAAGATTACGGCCAAGGTCGTCCCTATAACGGAACAAGATTCAAGAGTTCACAACTATGGAATTACAAAAGATGATTGTTTTGCTCATCTTGATCTTGGATTCAAATTTTATTCTTTAAGTGATCAAGTGAATGGCGTGTTGGGTCAAACCTATGGACCGAATTATGTTAGCCGAGTGAAAATTGGTGCTAAAATGCCTGTAATGGGAGGGAACAAAGAGTTTCAGACCTCGAGCCTCGTTGCACCGGATTGCTCCGTTGCTCGATTCGCCGGAGTTAATGGCAATGCCGACGAATTTATGCAAGGTCTCGAGTTACCAAGTCTAAGCTGTGCAAGCGGGATTGATGGACATGGAGTAGTATGCAAGAGATGA